The following are encoded together in the Streptomyces sp. NBC_00341 genome:
- a CDS encoding helix-turn-helix transcriptional regulator, producing MHKTSARLLALLSLLQTPRDWSGEDLAERLGITSRTVRRDIDRLRGLDYPITTVRGPAGGYRLEAGSHLPPMLFDDEQAVALAVALQTAAAGATVAEGASRALATLGQVMPPRLRHRIDLLRVTAVPPPAAEGTQQPDAPVLLDLSRAIRAREELRFDYAPGPGTPADDVRRVEPHHLVTRQQRWYLVAWDLHREDWRTFRVDRIRPRTPTGPRFAPRDLPGGSVCAFVTSRFRGNDGTTTDWPCRGEVILHLPAADVAPFARDGIVVELGPHRCRLILGSWSWTGLAAVLGRFDAEIEVVGPPPLAAAFGDLAARYARAARPASGAGDPR from the coding sequence ATGCACAAGACGTCCGCCCGGCTGCTCGCGCTGCTCTCGCTCCTCCAGACGCCCCGTGACTGGTCCGGGGAGGATCTCGCCGAGCGGCTCGGCATCACCTCGCGCACCGTGCGCCGTGACATCGACCGCCTGCGCGGACTCGACTACCCGATCACGACCGTCAGAGGACCGGCCGGCGGCTACCGGCTGGAGGCCGGCTCCCATCTGCCGCCCATGCTGTTCGACGACGAGCAGGCCGTCGCCCTCGCCGTCGCGCTGCAGACCGCGGCCGCCGGCGCCACCGTCGCCGAAGGCGCCTCCCGCGCGCTGGCCACCCTCGGACAGGTCATGCCGCCCCGACTGCGCCACCGCATCGACCTGTTGCGCGTCACCGCGGTCCCGCCGCCGGCGGCCGAAGGCACCCAGCAGCCCGACGCCCCCGTGCTGCTGGACCTGAGCCGCGCCATCCGTGCCCGCGAGGAACTGCGCTTCGACTACGCCCCGGGCCCGGGTACCCCGGCCGATGACGTCCGCCGGGTGGAACCCCACCACCTGGTCACCCGGCAGCAGCGCTGGTACCTGGTGGCCTGGGACCTCCACCGCGAGGACTGGCGCACCTTCCGCGTCGACCGGATCCGGCCCCGTACACCCACCGGCCCCCGCTTCGCCCCGCGAGACCTTCCTGGCGGCAGCGTCTGTGCCTTCGTCACCAGCCGGTTCCGCGGCAACGACGGCACCACCACCGACTGGCCCTGCCGGGGCGAGGTCATCCTCCACCTTCCGGCCGCCGACGTCGCGCCCTTCGCCCGGGACGGAATCGTCGTGGAACTCGGGCCGCACCGCTGCCGGCTCATCCTCGGCTCCTGGTCATGGACCGGGCTCGCCGCCGTCCTCGGCCGCTTCGACGCCGAGATCGAAGTCGTCGGCCCGCCCCCGCTGGCCGCCGCGTTCGGGGACCTCGCCGCCCGTTACGCCCGCGCGGCCCGTCCGGCCTCCGGGGCCGGAGACCCTCGCTGA
- a CDS encoding S8 family peptidase, giving the protein MALHKRTHRIKLTAAITAVAAAAGITLLGSPMAGAAPAPAMGKIYGADAATAVSGSYIVMLDHKADKSKLAKEYGGKLKRNYSSAINGFSASGLSQTEAKRLAADPSVSKVVQNKKFHVDATQANPPSWGLDRIDQTGIAGDNAYTYPDSAGEGVTAYVIDTGVRITHEEFEGRASYGYDAVDDDDNADDGYGHGTHVAGTIAGATYGVAKKAKIVAVRVLDDSGSGTTEQVVAGIDWVTANHEGPSVANMSLGGGADEALDAAVQKSIASGVTYGVAAGNESGDASESSPARVPEAITVASSTVDDEQSSFSNYGSLVDLYAPGSDITSAWNDSDTGSDTISGTSMATPHVVGAAAVYLAGHPDATPADVSTALTDGATPDAISNATAGTANKLLKVVE; this is encoded by the coding sequence ATGGCACTTCACAAGCGCACCCACCGGATCAAGCTCACTGCCGCGATCACCGCCGTGGCCGCCGCAGCCGGCATCACCCTGCTGGGCAGCCCCATGGCCGGAGCGGCACCCGCCCCCGCCATGGGCAAGATCTACGGTGCCGACGCGGCAACCGCCGTGTCCGGCAGCTACATAGTCATGCTGGACCACAAGGCCGACAAGTCGAAGCTCGCCAAGGAGTACGGCGGCAAGCTGAAGCGCAACTACAGCTCCGCCATCAACGGCTTCTCCGCCAGCGGCCTTTCGCAGACCGAGGCCAAGCGGCTCGCCGCCGACCCGTCGGTCTCCAAGGTCGTCCAGAACAAGAAGTTCCACGTCGACGCCACCCAGGCCAACCCGCCGTCCTGGGGCCTGGACCGCATCGACCAGACCGGGATCGCGGGCGACAACGCGTACACCTACCCGGACAGCGCGGGCGAGGGCGTGACCGCGTACGTCATCGACACCGGGGTCCGCATCACCCACGAGGAGTTCGAGGGCCGGGCCAGCTACGGCTACGACGCCGTGGACGACGACGACAACGCCGACGACGGCTACGGCCACGGAACCCACGTGGCCGGCACCATCGCCGGTGCGACGTACGGCGTCGCCAAGAAGGCCAAGATCGTGGCCGTCCGGGTCCTCGACGACTCGGGCTCCGGCACCACCGAACAGGTCGTCGCCGGCATCGACTGGGTCACCGCGAACCACGAGGGCCCGTCCGTCGCCAACATGAGCCTCGGCGGCGGCGCGGACGAGGCCCTCGACGCGGCGGTCCAGAAGTCCATCGCCTCCGGAGTCACCTACGGAGTGGCCGCGGGCAACGAGTCGGGCGACGCGAGCGAGAGCTCCCCGGCGCGCGTCCCGGAGGCCATCACGGTCGCCTCGTCCACGGTGGACGACGAGCAGTCCTCGTTCTCCAACTACGGCTCGCTGGTGGACCTCTACGCCCCGGGCTCCGACATCACCTCGGCGTGGAACGACAGCGACACCGGGTCCGACACCATCTCCGGTACGTCCATGGCGACTCCGCACGTCGTCGGTGCCGCCGCCGTCTACCTGGCGGGACACCCCGACGCCACCCCGGCGGACGTCTCCACGGCACTGACCGACGGAGCCACCCCGGACGCCATCAGCAACGCCACCGCGGGCACGGCGAACAAGCTGCTGAAGGTCGTTGAGTAA
- a CDS encoding DUF1697 domain-containing protein, with protein sequence MTMYAALLRGINVSGHRKVPMAELRTLLTGLGHGDVATYLQSGNAVFSNGTGDENTLAAELERAIEEQFGFAVECLVRDAAYLAAVAAGCPFPAAELQGRQLHVTYFDRPVDAARFAPLDAAAFLPEEFRLGDRALYLYAPDGLGRSKLAAALSRPSLNKGLTGTSRNWNTVARLVEMTGGEA encoded by the coding sequence ATGACGATGTACGCGGCGCTGCTGCGCGGGATCAATGTGAGCGGCCACCGCAAGGTCCCCATGGCCGAACTCCGCACGCTGCTCACCGGGCTCGGCCACGGCGACGTCGCGACGTACCTGCAGAGCGGCAACGCGGTCTTCAGCAACGGGACCGGCGACGAGAACACCCTCGCGGCGGAGCTGGAGCGGGCCATCGAGGAGCAGTTCGGCTTCGCGGTCGAGTGCCTGGTGAGGGACGCCGCCTACCTCGCCGCCGTGGCCGCCGGCTGCCCGTTCCCGGCCGCAGAGCTCCAGGGCCGGCAACTTCACGTCACGTACTTCGACCGGCCCGTCGACGCCGCCCGCTTCGCCCCGCTGGACGCCGCCGCCTTCCTCCCCGAGGAGTTCAGGCTCGGCGACCGCGCCCTCTACCTCTACGCCCCCGACGGGCTGGGCCGCTCCAAGCTCGCCGCCGCCCTCTCCCGGCCCTCCCTCAACAAGGGCCTCACCGGCACCTCGCGCAACTGGAACACCGTCGCCAGACTCGTCGAGATGACTGGAGGCGAGGCATGA
- a CDS encoding DUF4440 domain-containing protein: protein MSEPTPGVAAAVEGELRLLDPLVRASSELLVQVLHPDFREVDTTGRHRDRDTVITSLITGTAARPGQLTASRMRGVQLADGLVHVTFDTEAKGMRAHRSSLWRLTAAGWLLYYHQATPFVTGPETDSH, encoded by the coding sequence ATGAGCGAGCCGACACCCGGCGTGGCCGCGGCGGTCGAGGGCGAACTCCGCCTCCTCGACCCGCTGGTGCGGGCCTCCAGCGAACTCCTGGTCCAGGTCCTGCACCCCGACTTCCGCGAGGTCGACACCACCGGCCGGCACCGGGACCGGGACACGGTCATCACCTCGCTCATCACCGGCACCGCCGCACGCCCCGGACAGCTCACCGCCTCCCGCATGCGCGGGGTCCAGCTCGCGGACGGACTCGTCCACGTCACCTTCGACACCGAGGCCAAGGGGATGCGCGCCCACCGCAGTTCACTGTGGCGGCTCACCGCCGCCGGCTGGCTGCTCTACTACCACCAGGCCACCCCCTTCGTCACCGGCCCGGAGACCGACAGCCACTGA
- a CDS encoding ABC transporter ATP-binding protein, with protein sequence MTTTAPLAPSSPTAPVPVIRAGGVTLVRDGKVLLDSVSMTVRSGEHWALLGANGAGKSTLLGLLGAIRHPTRGTVEVLGRTLGRVDLRELRTLLGHVDPRHPLRSPLSVKDVVLTGLTNSVEPVPRWSAGPEQRERAERLLKMLGMGGKEGSRWPALSQGERGRTLIARALMPQPRLLLLDEPATGLDLAAREQLLDSLDALREEHPELATVLVTHHLEELPASTSHAMLLRGGRCLASGPADEVLTTEQVSDCFGHPVRISRTDGRWAARARRTPRG encoded by the coding sequence GTGACCACCACCGCCCCCCTCGCCCCTTCGTCCCCCACGGCCCCGGTACCGGTGATCAGGGCCGGCGGCGTCACGCTCGTACGGGACGGCAAGGTCCTGCTCGACTCGGTCTCGATGACAGTGCGCAGCGGGGAGCACTGGGCGCTGCTCGGCGCCAACGGTGCGGGCAAGAGCACCCTGCTGGGGCTGCTCGGCGCGATCAGGCACCCCACCCGGGGCACGGTGGAGGTGCTGGGCCGCACCCTGGGGCGGGTCGATCTGCGGGAGCTGCGGACGCTGCTGGGGCATGTCGATCCGCGCCATCCGCTGCGCTCCCCGCTCTCGGTGAAGGACGTGGTGCTGACGGGGCTGACCAACTCGGTCGAGCCGGTGCCGCGCTGGTCGGCCGGCCCGGAGCAGCGGGAGCGGGCGGAGCGGCTGCTGAAGATGCTGGGCATGGGCGGCAAGGAGGGGTCGCGCTGGCCCGCGCTGTCGCAGGGCGAGCGGGGCCGTACGCTCATCGCCCGTGCTCTGATGCCGCAGCCCCGGCTGCTGCTGCTCGACGAGCCGGCCACCGGTCTCGACCTGGCCGCACGGGAGCAGTTGCTCGACAGCCTGGACGCGCTGCGCGAGGAGCACCCGGAGCTGGCGACGGTGCTGGTCACCCATCATCTGGAGGAGCTGCCCGCCTCCACCAGCCACGCGATGCTGCTGCGCGGCGGGCGGTGTCTGGCCTCGGGTCCGGCGGACGAGGTGCTGACCACGGAGCAGGTCAGCGACTGCTTCGGCCATCCGGTGCGGATCTCCCGTACGGACGGCCGGTGGGCGGCGCGGGCCAGGCGGACGCCCCGTGGCTGA
- a CDS encoding aldo/keto reductase, producing MSNELRSPDDTFLLGGELPVRRLGYGTAQLTGPGYWGPPADRQKSLAVLRAAVDQGVTLIDTAENYGPGVAEELVAEALHPYRDDLVIATKGGVVRTSDSSWHIAGRPEDLRAMCESSLRRLRTDRIDLYQLHRLDPQVPMAEQLGALDELRQEGKIRYIGLDTLTADQLEQALSLTGIASVQNRFNLLDRSSDAVLKVCEAHGLAFLPWFPLANGALTGEDAAALAGIAERHGATRGQIALAWLLHHSPVLCPTPGTGSPVHLAENLRAGEISLSTDDLSLLEALASA from the coding sequence ATGTCCAACGAGCTCCGGTCCCCCGATGACACCTTCCTCCTCGGCGGCGAGCTGCCCGTGCGCCGTCTCGGCTACGGCACCGCGCAGCTGACCGGCCCCGGTTACTGGGGGCCTCCCGCAGACCGGCAGAAGTCGCTGGCCGTGCTCAGGGCGGCGGTCGACCAGGGCGTGACCCTGATCGACACCGCGGAGAACTACGGCCCCGGGGTCGCGGAGGAGCTGGTGGCCGAGGCGCTGCACCCGTACCGCGACGATCTGGTGATCGCGACCAAGGGCGGTGTCGTGCGCACCAGTGACAGCAGCTGGCACATCGCGGGGCGGCCCGAGGACCTGCGGGCCATGTGCGAGTCCAGTCTGCGCCGGCTGCGGACCGACCGGATCGACCTCTACCAGCTGCACCGGCTGGATCCGCAGGTGCCGATGGCCGAGCAGCTGGGCGCTCTGGATGAGCTGCGGCAGGAGGGTAAGATCCGGTACATCGGTCTGGACACCCTTACCGCAGACCAGCTGGAACAGGCGCTCTCCCTGACCGGGATCGCCTCGGTGCAGAACCGGTTCAATCTCCTGGACCGTTCGTCGGACGCGGTACTGAAAGTGTGCGAGGCCCACGGCCTGGCCTTCCTGCCCTGGTTCCCGCTGGCGAACGGCGCGCTGACCGGCGAGGACGCCGCGGCGCTCGCCGGGATCGCGGAACGCCACGGCGCCACCCGTGGGCAGATCGCCCTCGCCTGGCTGCTGCACCACTCCCCCGTCCTGTGCCCGACTCCGGGCACCGGTTCGCCCGTCCATCTCGCGGAGAACCTCCGGGCCGGGGAGATCTCGCTGTCGACCGACGACCTGAGCCTCCTGGAGGCGCTCGCATCCGCATGA
- a CDS encoding TIGR03086 family metal-binding protein codes for MKTEHAHMTECAAEAARVARAVRPAQLDSSATPCEGWDVRGLVNHWVLYTSHGMEHRALRTEIPEELTTRDFTADADWAERYAAQLDRAVAAWSDPAVWEGTIGEGDSASPAADTAEMLIMETALHGWDVARATGQEFRLPDGTAGYVLKTVEKTAELYRRYEGFAAEIAVGNPVSGFERALALSGRDPQWTAA; via the coding sequence ATGAAGACCGAGCACGCCCATATGACCGAATGCGCCGCAGAGGCGGCCCGAGTCGCCCGCGCCGTCCGTCCCGCACAACTCGACAGCTCCGCCACCCCCTGCGAAGGCTGGGACGTCCGGGGGCTCGTCAACCACTGGGTGCTCTACACCTCGCACGGCATGGAGCACCGCGCCCTGCGCACCGAGATCCCCGAGGAGCTCACCACACGCGACTTCACGGCGGACGCCGACTGGGCCGAGCGGTACGCGGCCCAGCTGGACCGCGCCGTCGCCGCCTGGTCGGACCCCGCCGTCTGGGAGGGCACCATCGGAGAAGGCGACTCGGCCTCCCCGGCCGCGGACACCGCCGAGATGCTCATCATGGAGACGGCGCTGCACGGCTGGGACGTCGCGCGGGCCACAGGCCAGGAGTTCCGGCTCCCCGACGGCACGGCCGGCTACGTACTGAAGACCGTGGAGAAGACGGCCGAGCTCTACCGGCGGTACGAGGGCTTCGCAGCCGAGATCGCCGTCGGGAATCCGGTGTCCGGCTTCGAACGGGCGCTGGCCCTGAGCGGTCGCGATCCGCAGTGGACCGCCGCCTGA
- a CDS encoding sirohydrochlorin chelatase, whose translation MTSPVLLVIAHGSRDPRHAATVHALTARVRALRPGLRVETGFLDFNAPSVPRVLERLDGQGVSDVVALPLLLTRAFHAKSDIPAVLREARGRLPRLRVRQAEVLGPSPLLNSALEQRLHEAGVRPGDRGSTGLVLASAGSTDPEAIAVIAEIARELRHTGWCSVRPAFASASHPRTEDAVRALRAEGVRRVAVAPYVIAPGRLPDRIAAGAAEAGADVLAGVLGPSPELARLLLDRYDEARVPAAGMASLSA comes from the coding sequence ATGACTTCTCCGGTCCTCCTCGTCATCGCCCACGGCAGCCGCGATCCCCGGCACGCCGCGACCGTGCACGCGCTCACCGCGCGGGTACGGGCGCTGCGGCCGGGGCTGCGGGTGGAGACCGGGTTCCTGGACTTCAACGCGCCGTCGGTGCCGCGGGTCCTGGAGCGGCTGGACGGGCAGGGCGTGAGTGACGTGGTGGCGCTTCCGCTGCTGCTCACCCGGGCCTTCCACGCCAAGTCCGACATCCCGGCGGTACTGCGGGAGGCGCGCGGCAGACTGCCGCGGCTGCGCGTGCGGCAGGCCGAGGTGCTCGGCCCCTCGCCGCTGCTGAACTCCGCCCTGGAACAGCGGCTGCACGAGGCCGGGGTCCGCCCCGGCGACAGAGGCTCGACCGGGCTCGTCCTGGCCTCGGCGGGCTCCACCGACCCGGAGGCGATCGCAGTGATCGCTGAAATCGCGCGGGAGCTGCGGCACACCGGTTGGTGTTCCGTGCGGCCTGCGTTCGCCTCCGCATCCCATCCCCGTACCGAGGACGCGGTACGGGCCCTGCGGGCGGAGGGTGTGCGCAGGGTCGCGGTGGCCCCTTACGTGATCGCGCCGGGCCGCCTCCCGGACCGCATCGCGGCGGGGGCGGCAGAGGCCGGTGCGGATGTACTGGCCGGGGTGCTGGGCCCGTCGCCGGAGCTGGCGCGGCTGCTGCTGGACCGGTACGACGAGGCCCGGGTGCCGGCCGCCGGGATGGCGTCGCTCAGCGCGTAG
- a CDS encoding ABC transporter permease, whose amino-acid sequence MASTETTAASGTAGAGAPKDAAQDMAGLEAGLDALDAVRISRTPVRQVLTQKVLPPVVAVALVLIIWQILIWAKVTDDYKLPSPSQVWSEVSDAWAQGTLLGYIWTSVSRGLLGFLLALVIGTPLGLLVSRVKLVRAAIGPVLSGLQSLPSVAWVPPAVIWLGLDDTMMYAVILLGAVPSIANGLVAGVDQIPPLHLRAGKTLGATGLRGTWHIVLPASLPGYLAGLKQGWAFSWRSLMAAEIIASSPDLGVGLGQLLEQGRETSSMSMVFLAIFLILIVGIAIDLLIFSPLERWVLRSRGLLVKN is encoded by the coding sequence ATGGCCAGCACTGAGACCACCGCCGCGAGCGGCACCGCCGGGGCCGGGGCCCCGAAGGACGCCGCCCAGGACATGGCAGGCCTCGAAGCGGGGCTCGACGCGCTCGACGCGGTACGGATCAGCCGGACCCCGGTGCGCCAGGTACTGACCCAGAAGGTGCTGCCTCCGGTGGTGGCCGTCGCACTGGTGCTCATCATCTGGCAGATCCTGATCTGGGCGAAGGTCACCGACGACTACAAGCTGCCCTCGCCGTCCCAGGTCTGGTCCGAGGTGTCCGACGCCTGGGCCCAGGGCACCCTGCTCGGCTACATCTGGACCAGCGTCTCGCGCGGTCTGCTCGGTTTCCTCCTCGCACTCGTCATCGGCACCCCGCTCGGGCTGCTGGTCTCCCGGGTGAAGCTGGTGCGCGCGGCGATCGGCCCGGTGCTCTCGGGTCTGCAGTCACTGCCCTCGGTGGCCTGGGTGCCGCCCGCGGTCATCTGGCTGGGCCTGGACGACACGATGATGTACGCGGTGATCCTGCTGGGCGCCGTCCCCTCGATCGCCAACGGGCTCGTCGCCGGTGTCGACCAGATCCCGCCGCTGCACCTGCGGGCCGGCAAGACGCTGGGCGCCACCGGGCTCCGGGGCACCTGGCACATCGTGCTGCCGGCCTCGCTGCCCGGCTATCTGGCCGGTCTGAAGCAGGGCTGGGCCTTCTCCTGGCGCTCGCTGATGGCCGCGGAGATCATCGCCTCCTCGCCCGATCTGGGCGTGGGCCTGGGACAGCTGCTGGAGCAGGGCCGCGAGACCAGCAGCATGTCGATGGTCTTCCTCGCCATCTTCCTCATCCTGATCGTCGGCATCGCCATCGACCTGCTCATCTTCAGCCCGCTGGAGCGGTGGGTGCTGCGCAGCCGCGGTCTCCTCGTCAAGAACTGA
- a CDS encoding ABC transporter ATP-binding protein: MATTTLTTAEDRTAVGHAARLDHVSKSFGGPQGQQLVLDDITLDVAPGEFVTLLGASGCGKSTLLNLVAGLDRPTAGSIETPGGRPALMFQEHALFPWLTAGKNIELALRLRGVPKADRRPEAERLLELVRLGGAYGKRVHELSGGMRQRVAMARALAQDSQLLLMDEPFAALDAITRDVLHDELTRIWRETNVSVLFVTHNVREAVRLAERVVLLSSRPGRIAREWTVDIEQPRRIEDTAVAELSVEITEQLRGEIRRHGQH; encoded by the coding sequence ATGGCCACGACCACGCTCACCACGGCCGAGGACCGCACGGCGGTCGGGCACGCCGCCCGTCTCGACCACGTCTCGAAGTCCTTCGGCGGACCGCAGGGGCAGCAGCTCGTCCTGGACGACATCACGCTCGATGTCGCCCCCGGCGAGTTCGTCACCCTCCTGGGAGCCTCCGGGTGCGGCAAGTCGACGCTGCTCAATCTGGTGGCGGGACTCGACCGTCCGACCGCGGGGTCCATCGAGACCCCCGGCGGGCGGCCGGCCCTGATGTTCCAGGAGCACGCCCTCTTCCCGTGGCTGACCGCGGGCAAGAACATCGAACTGGCGCTGCGGCTGCGCGGCGTACCGAAGGCGGACCGCCGCCCGGAGGCGGAGCGGCTGCTCGAACTCGTCCGCCTGGGCGGGGCGTACGGCAAGCGGGTGCACGAACTCTCCGGCGGCATGCGGCAGCGGGTGGCGATGGCCCGCGCGCTCGCCCAGGACAGCCAACTGCTGCTGATGGACGAGCCGTTCGCCGCGCTCGACGCCATCACCCGGGATGTGCTGCACGACGAGCTGACCCGGATCTGGCGCGAGACGAACGTCTCGGTCCTCTTCGTCACGCACAACGTGCGCGAGGCGGTCCGCCTCGCCGAGCGGGTCGTGCTGCTGTCCTCGCGGCCGGGCCGGATCGCGCGGGAGTGGACGGTCGACATCGAGCAGCCGCGCCGCATCGAGGACACCGCCGTGGCGGAGCTCTCCGTCGAGATCACCGAACAACTGCGTGGGGAGATCCGCCGACATGGCCAGCACTGA
- a CDS encoding aliphatic sulfonate ABC transporter substrate-binding protein: MSAPRTTLRRSIAAAAALPLLAVALTACGYGSDSKDDDAKKGHVSAGGKKLSADTVKIGYFPNLTHATALVGIQEGIIAKELGSTEVKPSTFNAGPSEIEALNAGSIDIGFIGPSPAINGFTKSKGKSLRIIGGSASGGVKLVVNPKKIKTLDDLKGKKIATPQLGNTQDVALLNWISEKGWKVDAQSGKGDVSVVRTDNKVTPDAYKSGSIDGAWAPEPTASKLVAQGAKVLLDERKLWPDDKFVITNIIVSQKFLDQHPDVVEAVLRGSVNTNAWINANPDKAKASANSALKTLSGKELPADVIDPAWKSIEFTDDPLAATLDAEAEHAVKAGLLDEPDLKGIYDLRPLNKVLKATGKPGVADAGLSVK, from the coding sequence CCCCACGTACCACGCTGCGCCGCAGCATCGCCGCTGCCGCCGCCCTGCCGCTGCTCGCCGTGGCGCTCACCGCCTGCGGCTACGGTTCCGACTCGAAGGACGACGACGCCAAGAAGGGACACGTCTCCGCCGGCGGGAAGAAGCTCTCCGCGGACACCGTGAAGATCGGGTACTTCCCGAACCTCACGCACGCCACCGCCCTGGTCGGCATCCAGGAAGGCATCATCGCCAAGGAGCTCGGCTCCACCGAGGTCAAGCCCTCGACGTTCAACGCGGGCCCGTCCGAGATAGAGGCGCTCAACGCCGGCTCGATCGACATCGGCTTCATCGGCCCCTCGCCCGCCATCAACGGCTTCACCAAGTCCAAGGGCAAGAGCCTGCGCATCATCGGCGGTTCGGCCTCCGGCGGGGTGAAGCTGGTCGTCAACCCGAAGAAGATCAAGACCCTGGACGACCTCAAGGGCAAGAAGATCGCGACCCCGCAGCTCGGCAACACCCAGGACGTGGCGCTGCTCAACTGGATATCCGAGAAGGGCTGGAAGGTCGACGCCCAGAGCGGCAAGGGCGACGTCTCCGTGGTCCGTACCGACAACAAGGTGACCCCGGACGCCTACAAGTCCGGTTCCATCGACGGTGCGTGGGCGCCGGAGCCGACCGCGTCCAAGCTGGTCGCGCAGGGTGCGAAGGTGCTCCTCGACGAGCGGAAGCTCTGGCCGGACGACAAGTTCGTGATCACGAACATCATCGTGTCGCAGAAGTTCCTCGACCAGCACCCGGACGTCGTGGAGGCGGTGCTGCGCGGTTCGGTCAACACCAACGCGTGGATCAACGCCAACCCGGACAAGGCGAAGGCTTCCGCCAACAGCGCGCTCAAGACGCTGTCCGGCAAGGAGCTTCCGGCCGACGTCATCGACCCGGCGTGGAAGTCCATCGAGTTCACCGACGACCCGCTGGCCGCCACGCTCGACGCCGAGGCCGAGCACGCGGTGAAGGCCGGTCTGCTGGACGAGCCGGACCTGAAGGGCATCTACGACCTGAGGCCGCTGAACAAGGTCCTCAAGGCCACGGGCAAGCCCGGGGTCGCCGACGCCGGTCTCTCGGTCAAGTAA